In candidate division TA06 bacterium, the following are encoded in one genomic region:
- the tadA gene encoding Flp pilus assembly complex ATPase component TadA — MAQNIGEMLFKMGLITQAQYDKAMAEQRNTTEPWVATLIRLGAVTENVMLQFVSRQFNMPSLDLSNFQVEPAVIKMIRPDIANKFMVIPIKKLGRSLTLAMIDPSDIFALEDIKFLTGQEVKPVVAAYSAVKKLLEQHYPLGKDLQVIAEGGELAQAKSEDLEKLPEHEENLEGDFGNVEMVDDVLDEEDDISVQQAGQSTPVVKMANYVLTEAVRRGASDIHIEPYEKVFRIRLRQDGVLQTLMEPPMMMKAPLVSRVKIMAKLDVTERRKPQDGRIAIKVLDKKIDLRVSTLPVLFGEKVVMRILDSSSLTLDLANFGFTEDALRNFMKSIHAPYGICLITGPTGSGKTTTLYSALSQLNTPDRHIMTVEDPIEYNLKGVNQIQAEAGIGFDFGLALRSMLRQAPNIIMLGEIRDGPTASIAIRAALTGHLVLSTLHTNDAPSTISRLVDMGMDPFLVASSTVLIQAQRLVRRICKQCKEPTEYDPKVLTDLGISPDELKGLTYYKGRGCTVCNNTGYKGRVGLYEVMPITRTLRAQILSREPVTTIRATAVKEGMLTLRMDAWGKVKQGMTTVEEMIRETAEG; from the coding sequence ATGGCGCAAAACATAGGCGAGATGCTTTTTAAAATGGGCCTGATAACCCAGGCTCAGTATGATAAGGCCATGGCCGAACAGCGCAACACCACCGAGCCTTGGGTGGCCACCCTGATCCGGCTGGGAGCGGTAACCGAGAACGTGATGCTGCAGTTCGTCTCCCGGCAGTTCAACATGCCTTCGCTGGACCTCTCCAATTTTCAGGTGGAGCCGGCGGTGATCAAGATGATCCGGCCCGACATCGCCAACAAATTCATGGTGATTCCCATCAAAAAACTGGGTCGTTCGCTGACCCTGGCTATGATAGATCCTTCCGACATCTTTGCCCTGGAGGATATCAAATTTTTGACCGGTCAGGAGGTCAAGCCGGTAGTGGCCGCTTACAGCGCGGTTAAAAAGTTGCTGGAGCAGCATTATCCCTTGGGCAAAGATTTGCAGGTCATTGCCGAGGGGGGCGAGCTGGCCCAGGCCAAATCCGAGGACCTCGAAAAACTGCCGGAGCACGAGGAGAACTTGGAAGGGGATTTCGGAAATGTGGAGATGGTGGACGATGTGCTGGACGAAGAGGATGACATTTCGGTCCAGCAGGCCGGGCAGTCCACTCCGGTGGTCAAGATGGCCAACTACGTGCTGACCGAGGCGGTGCGTCGGGGAGCCTCGGATATTCACATCGAACCTTACGAAAAGGTGTTCCGAATCCGGCTGCGCCAGGACGGCGTGCTCCAGACCCTGATGGAGCCGCCGATGATGATGAAGGCTCCCCTGGTCTCCCGCGTCAAGATCATGGCCAAGCTGGATGTTACCGAAAGGCGCAAGCCCCAGGACGGCCGCATCGCCATAAAAGTGCTGGATAAAAAGATCGACCTGCGGGTTTCCACCCTGCCGGTGCTGTTCGGCGAAAAGGTGGTGATGCGTATCCTGGACTCTTCCTCCCTGACATTGGACCTGGCCAATTTTGGATTTACCGAAGACGCCCTGCGCAATTTCATGAAGTCCATCCATGCCCCCTACGGCATCTGCCTTATTACCGGTCCCACCGGGTCGGGCAAGACCACCACCCTCTATTCCGCCCTGTCCCAGCTGAACACTCCGGACCGGCATATCATGACGGTGGAGGATCCCATCGAATACAATTTAAAAGGCGTCAACCAGATCCAGGCCGAGGCCGGCATCGGGTTTGACTTCGGGCTGGCCCTGCGCTCCATGCTCCGGCAGGCCCCCAATATCATCATGCTGGGGGAAATCCGGGACGGCCCCACCGCCTCCATCGCCATCCGGGCGGCCCTGACCGGCCACCTGGTGCTGTCCACCCTGCATACCAACGACGCCCCTTCCACCATCAGCCGTCTGGTGGACATGGGGATGGACCCGTTCTTGGTGGCCTCATCCACCGTGCTGATCCAGGCCCAGCGGTTAGTGCGCCGGATCTGCAAACAGTGCAAGGAGCCCACCGAATACGATCCCAAAGTGCTGACGGACCTGGGCATCAGCCCGGATGAGCTTAAGGGCCTGACTTATTACAAAGGCAGGGGCTGCACAGTCTGCAACAATACCGGATATAAAGGGCGGGTGGGTCTTTATGAAGTCATGCCGATTACCCGGACCCTCAGGGCCCAGATATTAAGCCGGGAGCCGGTAACCACCATCCGGGCTACGGCGGTCAAAGAAGGCATGCTGACCCTGCGAATGGACGCCTGGGGCAA